The genomic DNA acacccacacaccacacacacccacgcatcaCATCCGTAATAAGTCCTGTTGAGTAACAGCATAGTATGACAGAGCACATTCATTGTTGGACTTCAAAACAATGAGTTATGGagtttcaagcacacacacacacacacacacacacacacacacacacatacacgcatgcacacatacacacatacacacacatacacacacacacacacacatacacacacacacacacacatacacgcatgcacacacatacacatacacgcatgcacacacacacacacacacacacacacacacacatacacgcacacatacacgcacacgcatgcacacacacatacacacacacatacacacacacacacacacacacacacacacacgcactggaCTTCAAAACAATGAGTCATGGCGTTCCAATAACTTCAATGTTCTGAGtcaaatgcacagaaacactTTAACACGTGGGGTGTGTTTAATGAAGAATAATGGTTGtttaaaatgtctctctctctccccccctttctctctctctctctctctctctctgtctctctccctctctccctctctctctctctctctctctctcccccctctctctctctctctccctctccctctccctctccctctctctctttctctttctctccccatcagaCTGTGTTCAGACAGTTTGACCTGGATAAGTCAGGCACCATGAACTCTTATGAGATGCGCATGGCCCTGGAGTCtgcaggtaccacacacacacacacacaccacccacacacaccacacacacaacacaccacacacacacacacacacacaccacacatacacatacacatgcacacacacacacaacacacacacacacatacacacactcacacacgcacacacacacacacacaccacacacacacacacacaccacacacacacacatactcaccacacacacacagccacacacacacacacacacacacacacacacatactccccaccacacacacacacacacaccacacacatacacacactcacacacacacacacacgcacacacacacacacacacacacgcacacacacacacacacacacacacacacacacaccacacacaccactccacacacacacatacacacacacacatactcccccaccacacactcacacacacacatacacacacacacatactcccccaccacacacacacacacacacacacacacacacacacaacatactcccccaccacacacacacacacacacacacacacacacacacactcccccacacacacacacacacacacacaacacacatatactcccccaccacacacacacacacacacacacacacacaccacacacacacacacacacacactcacacacacacatacacacacacatactcccccaccacacacacacacacagacacagacacacacacacacacacacacacacacacacacatatacacccccaccacacacacacacacacacacacacacacacacacacacacacacacacacacagacacacagacacacagacacacacacacacacacacacataccccttcAACCACACAAACTCTATATTCCTCTGCTCATCTAACACCACCCACATATCTCTTTTCATTCATCTGTAGTAGCCCCATAtcatctccatccatccatccatccatccatccatccatccatccatccatccatccattcatccattcatccatccatccatccatccatccatccatacatccatccatacatccatccatccatccattcatccctccatccattcatccatccatacatccatccatacatccatccatccatccattcatccctccatccattcatccatccatccatccatccatccatccatacatccatccatacatccatccatccatccattcatccctccatccattcatccatccatccatccatccatccatccatccatccatccatccatccatccatccatcttccATCAAGCCATTGTATTCCTTCAGCTAGTTGCATCCTTCAACTGAATATATGTCCAAGTAATCTAGAAGTATAACACATGTAGTTGCTTATTCTGTCCACACAATATGTAGTtgttgactctgtgtctgtgtgtgtgtgtgtgtgtgtgtgtgtgtgtgtgtctgtgtgtgtgtgtgtgtattatatacaTAACTATGATAAAGCAGGTATAAAGCCCTTATGTCTTCTGAGATGGTACCAGTGTGTCCACTCACTTCCTCTATCGTCTGATCGTGATTGgatgctctgtctgtctgtcaccttCTAGGCTTCAAGCTGACCAATCACCTGTTCCAGCTGATCATCCTGCGCTACACTGAAGAGGACCTCACCGTCGACTTTGACAACTTTGTCACCTGTTTGATCCGCCTGGAGACCATGTTCAGTGAGTGTTAGCCTTTAGACTGggccctatacacacacacacacacgcacacgcacacgcacaccacacgcacacgcacacacacacacacacacgcagagacacacacacacacactcacacacacacacacacatgcacacacacacacacgcacacacacacacacagttcagtgaGTGTTAGCCTTTGGACAGGgccccatacagacacactcacacacacacacacacacacacacacacacgcacacacacacacacacacacacacacacacacacagttcagtgaGGGTTAGCCTTTGGACAGGACCCCATGTTTGCTCTAACACATAAACATCCTCAAatgtacataaaaacacacacacacacacacacacacacacacacacacacatatacaaaatagTTCCATGAACTGTAAGaaaagcatatacacacatatacaccatcaccacacacacacacacacacacacacacacacacacacacacacacacacgcacacacacccacccacatataCAAAACAGTTCCATGAACTGTAAGaaaagcatatacacacatatacaccatcaccacacacacacacacacacacacacccacccacatataCAAAACAGTTCCATGAACTGTAAGaaaagcatatacacacatatacaccatcaccacacacacacacacacacacacacacacacacagagagagagagagagacacacacacacacacacacacacacacagagaaacacaccacacacacacacagagatacacactcacacacacacacacacacacacacacacacacacacacacacatacagttcctGTCTgactgctccctccctctccatctctccctgcaGAAACGTTCAAGACGATGGACACAGATGCGGACGGGGTCATCTCCCTCAACTTCTTCCAGGTCAGCAGGGTTGGGGTCAGCTCCACCGCAGGAGAGAGTCGAGGGCAAAGCCTCTAGTCGCAGCGATGAGGAGATAGCCACTACACCTCTCCATGATCTCTTAGTCTAGTCAAACAGCTATAGTCTAACGGCTATGAGGAGATATGCTGGCCATGCCGTTGGCTGGTATTCATCATTCAAGTCTATTCATCCTAATCGGACTGAAAGGGGCATTTAGTCTGAAATGATTAAGGATACCAGCTAACAGCCAAAAGACTTGCCTTGTGTAAGACAAAGAAAGATTTCTGAGTTCTAATGAAACTTCGCCCTTTACTCAAAGCACTCTGGTATGCTGGTAACTCAATTTAACTGTTAACTTTTTCCATGCTTGTCTGTCACTAAAGACAAGAGAGCAGGTCTGAAGCTGAAGTagttagacaacaacaacaaggtgTTTACACTTTAATTAGACAACATGCCAGTTTTCTCAGGTGTTGACACTGTAattagacaacaacaacaacaaggtgTTTACACTGTAATGAGACAACATGCCAGTTTCCTCAGGTGTTTACACTTTAATTAGACAACATGCCAGTTTCCTCAGGTGTTGACACTGTAattagacaacaacaacaaggtgTTTACACTTTAATTAGACAACATGCCAGTTTCCTCAGGTGTTGACACTGTAATTAGTAGCCATGTTCCCCATCAGCAGGAAGGCTGGTCCGGGCAGTAAACGGGGACAGAGGTTTTTTATTGGACCCATCCCCTAAGAGGAATTAAATAAAGTGGTCAGGACTTCATACCCGTCAAGTTTACATGAGTGAAATCCGTGGGCTCAGTAATTGCATCATGTATACAGTACTGCACTCTCCAATCGATTGAGAGTTGTTGACTCATCGTCATGTCTGCACACCAGGGGCACAGGGGTGGGCGTGGAGGCGTGGAGGGGCAAATATTATCCAGCCCTAAAAAAGGGACAAATTGTTTGAACTCTTAGCCAATCTAGTCTGACCCCAGACTGCAGCCACACAGACTGGAACCACCCAACCAGAACGGGA from Clupea harengus chromosome 18, Ch_v2.0.2, whole genome shotgun sequence includes the following:
- the LOC116224658 gene encoding calpain-1 catalytic subunit-like; the encoded protein is MNSYEMRMALESAGFKLTNHLFQLIILRYTEEDLTVDFDNFVTCLIRLETMFKTFKTMDTDADGVISLNFFQWISLTMFA